A genomic stretch from Natronogracilivirga saccharolytica includes:
- a CDS encoding transposase, giving the protein MVKPATLIRQYKKHSSGFKDWDQASHADKWLLFPENVGPNLSIDEVSMSNGELYTLLTNKSGKGRKGSLVASIQGTRTRDLAWVLLKLPARLRATILEISMDMAKNIESAVREVFFNAKIVTDRFHVVQLAQRCLQQVRIQQWRKELENENEEMALAHKFGQKYRPEELVNGDTPKQLLARCRFSLMKFDSQIKDNNQWLRLRTAFERYPELEQAYRHTLQLREIFNLKDRRVAQIRLDAWIKKSKDKCFKEFYSAAKSLKWHRETILNFFDNRTTNASAESFNARIKLFRANQKGVRDTKFFLFRICKLYA; this is encoded by the coding sequence ATGGTCAAACCGGCTACCCTTATTCGCCAGTACAAGAAACACAGCAGTGGTTTTAAAGACTGGGATCAAGCCTCCCACGCTGATAAGTGGTTGTTATTTCCGGAAAATGTAGGTCCGAATTTGAGCATAGACGAAGTAAGTATGTCCAATGGTGAGTTATATACGCTGTTGACCAACAAGTCAGGAAAAGGCCGAAAAGGCAGTCTGGTGGCCAGTATACAAGGTACCCGCACGCGAGATCTGGCCTGGGTATTGCTTAAACTCCCGGCCCGGCTGCGGGCAACTATTCTGGAAATATCGATGGATATGGCCAAAAACATTGAATCGGCTGTCAGGGAAGTTTTTTTCAATGCTAAAATTGTTACCGACCGCTTTCACGTTGTTCAGCTGGCTCAACGCTGCTTGCAACAAGTCCGAATTCAGCAATGGCGTAAGGAGTTGGAAAATGAAAACGAAGAAATGGCCCTGGCTCATAAATTTGGGCAGAAATACCGGCCAGAAGAACTGGTTAATGGCGATACGCCCAAACAACTGCTGGCACGCTGTCGGTTTTCACTTATGAAGTTTGATTCCCAAATAAAGGATAATAATCAATGGTTGCGGCTTAGAACAGCCTTTGAACGGTATCCGGAACTGGAACAAGCCTACAGGCATACCCTGCAATTGCGTGAAATTTTTAACCTCAAAGATCGCCGTGTAGCTCAAATTCGGTTGGATGCGTGGATAAAGAAGAGTAAAGACAAGTGCTTCAAAGAGTTTTACAGTGCTGCTAAAAGCCTGAAATGGCACCGGGAAACCATTCTGAACTTCTTTGATAACCGGACTACCAATGCATCAGCGGAATCATTCAATGCACGGATCAAGTTATTCCGGGCGAATCAAAAAGGAGTACGTGACACCAAGTTCTTTTTGTTCCGGATCTGTAAACTGTATGCCTAA
- a CDS encoding IS30 family transposase, with protein MKEYSQITSQERYIISHLRKQGFSQAEIARQTDRHRSTIGREFRRNSSRLGHYRPFKAQEKSNGRRSRSRRNEQFGDRDYLKVHFFLRRQWSPEQIAGRLKRNKLLNISHETIYRHIWADKAAGGVLYTHLRGASKQRRKRYKSYDSRGRLAGKRHISERPASIEKRERIGHWEVDTVVGSGDQHSILTLVERKTGYVLIGKLPNRSKLETKKRAIKLIEQDQKRFKTITADNGTEFHRIKSISWGVS; from the coding sequence ATGAAAGAGTACAGCCAAATCACCTCACAGGAAAGATATATCATTTCACACCTAAGAAAACAGGGTTTCAGCCAGGCGGAAATTGCCCGGCAAACGGACCGTCATCGCAGCACGATCGGTCGAGAATTTCGCCGTAACAGCAGTCGCCTTGGCCATTATCGCCCGTTTAAGGCTCAGGAGAAGTCCAACGGCCGCCGATCGCGCTCCCGGCGTAATGAGCAGTTTGGTGACCGGGATTATCTCAAGGTCCATTTTTTTCTGCGCCGACAGTGGAGTCCTGAGCAGATCGCCGGAAGGTTGAAGCGCAACAAGCTTTTGAATATCTCGCATGAGACGATTTATCGGCACATATGGGCAGATAAAGCCGCTGGTGGGGTTTTGTACACGCATCTGCGCGGAGCCAGCAAACAGCGCCGCAAGCGTTATAAGAGTTATGACAGCAGGGGAAGACTTGCCGGGAAGCGACATATTTCCGAACGGCCGGCATCGATTGAGAAAAGGGAGCGAATCGGCCATTGGGAAGTCGATACGGTTGTCGGATCCGGGGATCAGCATAGTATCCTGACGCTGGTTGAACGCAAAACCGGATATGTGCTGATTGGCAAACTTCCCAACAGAAGCAAACTTGAGACTAAAAAACGAGCTATAAAATTGATAGAACAGGATCAAAAGCGATTTAAAACGATTACTGCAGATAATGGCACCGAGTTTCACAGGATCAAATCAATTTCTTGGGGAGTAAGTTGA
- a CDS encoding ion transporter — MEFRKTLKKLVEDEQNKWGRIFNLFVKVLIVLSLISISVETLPGLDSRVVAFLELFELLTIIIFTIEYILRVIVADKKLRFIFSFYGIIDLVAILPFYIAIGLDLRSVRIFRLLRIIRMMKFSRYNDAINRLIGAFQTIKAELVVFFMITLCVLYVSALGIYYFENPAQPDKYVSVFHSLWWSVATLTTVGYGDVYPLTIGGRIFTFFILMIGLGLISVPTGLIASALTKTLKNDNEN; from the coding sequence ATGGAGTTTAGAAAAACTCTTAAAAAACTGGTTGAAGACGAACAGAACAAATGGGGAAGAATCTTCAACCTTTTTGTCAAGGTACTGATCGTTTTATCGCTCATTAGCATTTCGGTCGAAACACTACCGGGTTTGGATTCACGCGTTGTCGCATTTCTTGAGCTATTTGAATTATTAACGATCATAATATTTACGATTGAATACATTCTACGAGTCATTGTAGCTGACAAAAAGTTGAGGTTCATTTTCAGCTTTTACGGAATTATTGATCTTGTTGCCATTCTGCCATTCTATATCGCAATTGGTCTGGATTTACGCTCGGTGAGGATATTTCGACTGCTCCGCATTATCAGAATGATGAAATTCTCCCGCTATAATGACGCTATAAATCGCCTTATTGGGGCATTTCAGACCATCAAAGCGGAGCTGGTCGTGTTTTTTATGATCACACTTTGTGTTCTGTATGTTTCTGCCCTTGGCATATATTACTTTGAAAATCCAGCTCAACCAGATAAATACGTGTCGGTTTTTCACAGCCTGTGGTGGTCTGTGGCAACTTTAACCACTGTCGGTTATGGTGATGTTTATCCCTTAACTATTGGTGGTCGAATTTTCACTTTTTTCATCTTGATGATTGGCCTCGGATTGATATCAGTACCGACCGGCTTAATTGCTTCTGCTTTGACCAAAACACTGAAAAACGATAACGAAAATTAA